DNA sequence from the Candidatus Limnocylindrales bacterium genome:
GGTCGAGGAGTTCATGGAGGGCGAGGAAGCGTCCTTCATGGCGATCACCGATGGGCGCACGGCGCTGCCGCTGGTGACCTCGCAGGATCACAAGACGGTTTTGGACGGCGACCGCGGTCCCAACACGGGCGGCATGGGAGCCTATTCGCCTGCGCCGGTGATCACGCCGGCGATGCACGAGCTCATCATGGCCACCGTCATCGAGCCGACCGTCACGGCGCTGCGCGAAGCCGGCATCGACTACCGCGGCGTGCTCTACGCCGGAATCATGGTGACGCCGCGCGGCCCCAGGGTGCTCGAGTACAACGTCCGATTCGGAGACCCCGAATGCCAGGCGATCCTGATGCGGCTGCGCTCGAGCCTGGTCGAGCTGCTGCTGGCAGCCATCGATGGACGGCTCGATCGTATCGAGCTGCAATGGGAGCCTGGAACCTCGGCGTGCATCGTCATGGCGGCCGAGGGCTATCCTGGCAAGGTCCGCGCAGGCGACGCCATCGAGGGAATCGAGAATGCACGACGCGTTCCGGCGGTGCAGGTCTTTCACGCCGGCACGCGCTGCGACAGCCAGGGCCGCTTCGTCACGGCGGGAGGCCGCGTTTTGGGCGTGTGCGCAACGGGCGCGACGGCGGTCGAGGCCACCGCGCGCGCATACGAAGCGGCGGGCAAAATCCACTGGACGGGTGCGCACTATCGGCGAGACATCGCCTGGCGCGCGCTGGCGCGCGAACGACAGCAGAACAAAGGAGCATCATGAGCACGAGCAAGGGCAAGGGCGGCGGCGCGAGCAGGAGCACGCGCGCGGCCGGTAAAGGCGCCAAGGCATCTCAGACGGGCTCGGCCAAGCGCGGGCGCAACTCCTCGGTCCGAGCCGCCGGCCGGCCGAGCAAGGCCGCGCGGCCGCTGGTCGGCATCCTGATGGGCAGCGCCAGCGACCTGGAAGTGATGGGCGAGGGCGCCAAGATCCTCGAGGAGCTGGGTATCGCGCACGAGGTGGTGGTGACCTCGGCGCACCGCTCGCCCGCCAAGACCGCAGAGTACGCCTCGACGGCGCGCGATCGCGGCCTGCAGGTGCTGATCGTCGGCGCCGGCGTCGCGGCGCATCTCGCCGGTGCGGTGGCTGGCATCACCACGCTGCCGGTGCTGGGCGTGCCGCTCGACTCCGGGCCGCTGCGCGGCATGGACGCGCTGCTGTCGACGGTGCAGATGCCCGCCGGTGTGCCCGTGGGCACACTGGCCATCGGCGCCGCCGGCGCGCGCAACGCCGCGCTGCTGGCGGCACAGATCCTGTCGCTGTCCGACGAACGCCTGGCGCGTGCGATGGCCGACCGCAAGAAGAAGATGGCCGACGCGGTGCCGGGGTTGGTGCGGCGCTATCCCGAGGGCAGTTAGCTGGACCTGCCAGCCGCGAGCATCGCCGAGGCCGCGTGCGCCCTTTCGAGCGGCGGCCTCGTCGTCT
Encoded proteins:
- the purD gene encoding phosphoribosylamine--glycine ligase, which gives rise to MKVLVVGSGGREHALAWKLASDRAATKVFVAPGSEAMAEVAERVSIEALDIRGLADFAQREGIGLTVVGPEAPLAAGIVDEFRARGLRIFGPDSEGARLEASKAFAKRLLTKAGIPTAAYAEFDASQLHEAQRFARELGFPVVVKADGLAAGKGVVICASEKESDDAIADMLVAGSFGEAGRRVVVEEFMEGEEASFMAITDGRTALPLVTSQDHKTVLDGDRGPNTGGMGAYSPAPVITPAMHELIMATVIEPTVTALREAGIDYRGVLYAGIMVTPRGPRVLEYNVRFGDPECQAILMRLRSSLVELLLAAIDGRLDRIELQWEPGTSACIVMAAEGYPGKVRAGDAIEGIENARRVPAVQVFHAGTRCDSQGRFVTAGGRVLGVCATGATAVEATARAYEAAGKIHWTGAHYRRDIAWRALARERQQNKGAS
- the purE gene encoding 5-(carboxyamino)imidazole ribonucleotide mutase — translated: MSTSKGKGGGASRSTRAAGKGAKASQTGSAKRGRNSSVRAAGRPSKAARPLVGILMGSASDLEVMGEGAKILEELGIAHEVVVTSAHRSPAKTAEYASTARDRGLQVLIVGAGVAAHLAGAVAGITTLPVLGVPLDSGPLRGMDALLSTVQMPAGVPVGTLAIGAAGARNAALLAAQILSLSDERLARAMADRKKKMADAVPGLVRRYPEGS